The proteins below come from a single Streptomyces tubercidicus genomic window:
- a CDS encoding DUF742 domain-containing protein, whose amino-acid sequence MTPRQSSGRRLVPAYLATGGRARPSRNTLDRLTLLHSVGMPITSEVRPQEHRILELLQPGALSLAEVAAHLHLPVSVVKVLVADLVDAGRLHARAPIPEAEQFDRHILERVLDGLRSLKS is encoded by the coding sequence ATGACCCCGCGCCAGAGCAGCGGCAGGCGCCTCGTACCGGCCTATCTGGCGACCGGCGGACGCGCCCGGCCCAGCCGCAACACATTGGACCGGCTCACCCTGCTGCACAGCGTGGGCATGCCGATCACCAGTGAGGTACGCCCGCAGGAGCACCGCATCCTGGAGCTGCTGCAGCCCGGGGCGCTGTCTCTGGCCGAGGTCGCCGCCCACCTTCACCTGCCCGTGAGCGTGGTGAAGGTGCTGGTGGCCGATCTCGTCGACGCCGGGCGGCTGCACGCCCGTGCCCCCATCCCCGAAGCCGAGCAATTCGACCGACACATCCTGGAGAGGGTTCTCGATGGACTCCGCTCTCTCAAGTCCTAG
- the recO gene encoding DNA repair protein RecO yields the protein MSLFRDDGIVLRTQKLGEADRIITLLTRGHGRVRAVARGVRRTKSKFGARLEPFSHVDVQFYARGSELIGRGLPLCTQSETIAAYGGGIVTDYGRYTAGTAMLETAERFTDHEGEPAVQQYLLLVGGLRTLARGEHEPHLVLDAFLLRSLAVNGYAPSFDSCARCGLPGPNRFFSVASGGVTCGDCRVPGSVVPSSEAIGLLSALLTGDWETADACEARHAREGSGLVTAYLHWHLERGLRSLRYVEK from the coding sequence ATGAGTCTGTTCCGCGACGACGGCATCGTGCTGCGCACCCAGAAGCTGGGTGAGGCGGACCGGATCATCACGCTGCTCACCCGGGGGCACGGCCGGGTCCGTGCGGTGGCCCGCGGGGTGCGGCGGACGAAGTCGAAGTTCGGGGCGCGGCTGGAGCCGTTCTCGCACGTCGATGTGCAGTTCTACGCCCGCGGCAGCGAGCTGATCGGGCGCGGGCTGCCGCTGTGTACGCAGAGCGAGACGATCGCGGCGTACGGCGGCGGGATCGTCACCGACTACGGCCGCTACACGGCCGGGACGGCCATGCTGGAGACCGCCGAGCGGTTCACCGATCATGAAGGCGAGCCCGCCGTACAGCAGTATCTGCTGCTGGTCGGCGGGCTGCGGACGCTGGCCCGCGGGGAGCATGAGCCGCATCTGGTGCTGGACGCCTTCCTGCTGCGCTCGCTCGCCGTCAACGGTTATGCGCCGAGTTTCGACAGCTGTGCGCGGTGCGGGCTGCCCGGCCCCAACCGGTTCTTCTCGGTCGCGTCGGGCGGGGTGACCTGTGGTGACTGCCGGGTGCCCGGGAGCGTCGTACCCTCCTCTGAGGCCATCGGGCTCCTGAGCGCGCTGCTGACCGGCGACTGGGAGACCGCGGACGCCTGCGAGGCCCGTCATGCCCGGGAGGGCAGCGGCCTCGTCACGGCCTATCTGCACTGGCATCTGGAGCGGGGCCTGCGCTCTCTCCGGTACGTAGAGAAATAG
- a CDS encoding metal ABC transporter ATP-binding protein, whose amino-acid sequence MNESSTPPVIDLRGATASLGARPVLRGVDLTVRSGEVVALLGANGSGKSTAVRSVIGQVPLTGGELALFGTEFRRFRDWARIGYVPQRTTAAGGVPATVREVVTSGRLARTKLGILRKADRAAVHRALELVGMADRAKDSVNALSGGQHQRVLIARALAGEPELLIMDEPMAGVDLASQEVLAAALREQVGRGTTVLLVLHELGPLEPLIDRAVVLRDGCVVHDGPPPEAVGQHALPGHDHVHPHADQAAEPIRTGLLS is encoded by the coding sequence ATGAACGAGTCGTCCACCCCGCCGGTGATCGACCTGCGCGGCGCCACCGCCTCGCTGGGCGCCCGCCCGGTGCTGCGCGGCGTCGATCTGACCGTGCGGTCCGGTGAGGTCGTCGCGCTGCTCGGCGCCAACGGCTCCGGCAAGTCCACCGCCGTCCGCTCCGTGATCGGCCAGGTCCCGCTCACCGGCGGTGAGCTGGCCCTCTTCGGCACGGAATTCCGGCGGTTCCGGGACTGGGCCCGGATCGGCTACGTCCCGCAGCGCACCACCGCGGCGGGCGGCGTGCCCGCCACCGTCCGCGAGGTCGTCACGTCCGGCCGGCTGGCCCGTACGAAGCTGGGCATCCTGCGCAAGGCCGACCGGGCCGCGGTGCACCGGGCGCTGGAGCTGGTCGGCATGGCCGACCGCGCCAAGGACTCCGTCAACGCGCTGTCCGGCGGGCAGCACCAGCGGGTGCTGATCGCCCGTGCGCTGGCCGGCGAACCGGAACTGCTGATCATGGACGAGCCGATGGCGGGCGTCGACCTGGCCAGCCAGGAGGTGCTGGCCGCCGCCCTGCGCGAACAGGTCGGCCGCGGCACCACCGTGCTGCTCGTGCTGCACGAGCTGGGCCCGCTGGAGCCGCTGATCGACCGCGCGGTGGTGCTGCGGGACGGCTGCGTCGTCCACGACGGCCCGCCGCCCGAGGCCGTGGGCCAGCACGCGCTGCCCGGCCACGACCATGTCCACCCGCACGCCGACCAGGCCGCGGAACCGATCCGGACGGGGCTGCTGAGCTGA
- a CDS encoding helix-turn-helix domain-containing protein, with protein sequence MANASRQAAWEFWGTELKRRREDAGLTQEALGHAVFVSGGYIGQFEQAIRKPQLDVATRIDEVLQTDGFFERTWRKLIDDQRYPDYFAATAELEPLATKICEFESMIVPGLLQTAAYAQALTLANNPFATDAHIEKTVHARLDRAIILKQATQPLYWAVLHEAVLRVPVGGPDVMAEQLAHITRLARERRILVQILPFTAGACTLMGRMLTLMEFEDAPPTSYTEAVYSGNLLDDPAVVKRLQQDYDLLRAAALSPEASRALIESAAEDYRQCVSTT encoded by the coding sequence ATGGCCAACGCTTCACGACAAGCCGCCTGGGAATTCTGGGGCACGGAGCTCAAGCGGCGCCGCGAGGACGCGGGATTAACCCAGGAGGCACTGGGCCACGCGGTCTTCGTGTCCGGCGGCTACATCGGCCAGTTCGAGCAGGCGATCCGGAAGCCGCAGTTGGATGTGGCGACGCGGATCGATGAGGTCCTGCAAACCGATGGCTTTTTCGAGCGGACGTGGCGGAAGCTGATCGATGACCAGCGGTACCCGGATTACTTCGCGGCAACGGCGGAGCTGGAACCGCTGGCCACGAAGATCTGTGAGTTCGAGTCGATGATCGTGCCCGGCTTGCTGCAGACAGCGGCGTATGCGCAGGCGCTCACACTCGCGAATAACCCGTTCGCGACCGACGCGCACATCGAGAAAACGGTTCACGCCCGCCTGGATCGGGCGATCATCCTCAAGCAAGCTACGCAGCCCTTGTATTGGGCAGTGCTGCATGAGGCCGTACTACGGGTACCGGTAGGCGGACCGGACGTAATGGCCGAGCAGCTGGCGCACATCACGAGGCTCGCACGCGAGAGGAGGATCCTGGTTCAGATCCTCCCCTTCACGGCAGGGGCGTGCACCCTCATGGGCCGCATGCTGACGCTCATGGAGTTCGAGGACGCCCCGCCAACTTCCTATACGGAAGCTGTGTATTCGGGGAATCTGCTGGACGATCCAGCCGTGGTGAAGCGTCTACAGCAGGACTACGATCTGCTCAGGGCCGCCGCGCTGTCGCCGGAGGCGTCCCGGGCCCTGATCGAATCGGCGGCGGAGGACTACAGACAATGCGTGAGTACGACCTGA
- a CDS encoding GTP-binding protein has protein sequence MYLSGEDQTLVKLLIAGPFGVGKTTLIRALSETPPLHTEEVMTQTGASVDDLAGVREKTTTTVAIDFGRLTLPGDLALYLFGTPGQKRFRPLWEDIARGALGALVLADTRRLADSFEVMDIVEEAGLRYAVAVNTFPDAPEYSPEKLREALDLHPETPLVMCDARDREQSVDALIALVGHVLAHTPEENPNP, from the coding sequence ATGTACCTCTCCGGCGAGGACCAGACACTGGTCAAGCTGCTGATCGCGGGACCGTTCGGGGTCGGCAAGACCACCCTGATCCGTGCGCTGTCGGAGACTCCGCCGCTGCACACCGAAGAGGTCATGACCCAGACGGGCGCCTCCGTCGACGATCTCGCCGGAGTACGGGAGAAGACCACCACCACCGTCGCCATCGACTTCGGGCGGCTGACCCTGCCCGGGGATCTGGCGCTGTATCTGTTCGGCACGCCCGGACAGAAGCGCTTCCGCCCTCTGTGGGAGGACATCGCCCGCGGCGCACTGGGCGCCCTGGTCCTCGCGGACACCCGCCGGCTGGCGGACTCGTTCGAGGTGATGGACATCGTCGAGGAGGCCGGGCTGCGCTACGCGGTCGCGGTCAACACCTTCCCCGACGCGCCCGAGTACAGCCCTGAGAAGCTCCGCGAGGCCCTCGATCTGCACCCCGAGACGCCGCTGGTGATGTGCGACGCCCGCGACCGGGAACAGTCCGTCGACGCGCTGATCGCGCTCGTCGGGCACGTCCTGGCCCACACCCCCGAGGAGAATCCGAACCCGTGA
- a CDS encoding roadblock/LC7 domain-containing protein translates to MNSPARRRVAEDKSWVLEPLLELPHVIHAAVISGDGFIEGASPGLKRDSAEGVAAMMSALQGAGRAVTAAFAEKTDTRLRQTVIESDEGFVFAIPAGENTCLAVFADPEVNMGVVAHHMQVQVTTLGNKVMNSRARDVGNPV, encoded by the coding sequence ATGAACAGCCCTGCCCGCCGCCGTGTCGCCGAGGACAAGTCCTGGGTGCTGGAGCCTCTTTTGGAGTTGCCGCATGTGATTCACGCAGCCGTCATCTCCGGCGACGGATTCATCGAGGGGGCCTCGCCCGGCCTGAAGCGGGACTCCGCCGAGGGGGTCGCCGCGATGATGTCCGCGCTGCAGGGCGCGGGCCGTGCGGTCACCGCGGCGTTCGCCGAGAAGACCGACACCCGGCTGCGGCAGACCGTGATCGAGTCCGATGAGGGTTTCGTCTTCGCGATTCCGGCCGGTGAGAACACCTGCCTGGCCGTCTTCGCGGACCCGGAGGTGAACATGGGTGTGGTCGCGCACCATATGCAGGTCCAGGTGACGACCTTGGGCAACAAGGTCATGAACAGCCGGGCGCGGGACGTCGGTAACCCCGTATGA
- a CDS encoding metal ABC transporter permease, whose amino-acid sequence MEILNYAFMQRALIAALIVGITAPAIGIYLVQRRQALMGDGIGHVALTGVGLGFLLNTSPIWVATAVAIAGSVVMELIRWYGKTRGDLALAMLFYGGMAGGVMLMNLSDAGSNANLGTYLFGSITTVSPQDMTTIYVLAALVLAITIGLRRQLFAVCQDEEFARVTGLPVRLLNLLVAVTAAVTVTVAMRVVGLLLVSALMVIPVAAAQQISRSFAVTFSVAVAIGVAVTLTGTATSYYVDVPSGATIVLFAIGLFIVFTGLAAPLAKKRARAAAEASKGCTLEVPGDRTATDDVSVTG is encoded by the coding sequence ATGGAAATCCTGAACTACGCCTTCATGCAGCGGGCCCTGATCGCCGCCCTGATCGTCGGCATCACCGCCCCCGCCATCGGCATCTACCTCGTCCAGCGCCGCCAGGCCCTGATGGGCGACGGCATCGGCCATGTCGCGCTGACCGGCGTCGGCCTCGGCTTTCTGCTCAACACCAGCCCCATCTGGGTCGCCACCGCCGTCGCCATCGCCGGCTCCGTCGTCATGGAGCTGATCCGCTGGTACGGCAAGACCCGCGGCGACCTCGCCCTGGCCATGCTGTTCTACGGCGGCATGGCGGGCGGTGTGATGCTGATGAACCTCTCCGACGCGGGCTCCAACGCCAACCTCGGCACCTACCTCTTCGGCTCGATCACCACCGTCTCGCCGCAGGACATGACGACGATCTACGTGCTGGCCGCCCTGGTGCTGGCGATCACCATCGGACTGCGCCGCCAGCTCTTCGCGGTGTGCCAGGACGAGGAGTTCGCCCGGGTGACCGGCCTGCCGGTACGGCTGCTCAACCTGCTGGTCGCCGTCACCGCCGCGGTCACCGTCACCGTCGCCATGCGCGTCGTCGGTCTGCTGCTGGTCAGCGCCCTGATGGTGATCCCGGTCGCGGCCGCCCAGCAGATCAGCCGCAGCTTCGCGGTCACCTTCTCGGTGGCGGTGGCGATCGGTGTCGCGGTCACCCTTACGGGCACCGCCACCTCGTACTACGTGGACGTCCCGTCCGGCGCCACGATCGTGCTGTTCGCCATCGGACTGTTCATCGTCTTCACCGGACTCGCCGCACCGCTCGCGAAAAAGCGTGCAAGGGCTGCCGCAGAAGCCTCGAAGGGGTGCACTCTGGAGGTACCCGGCGACCGCACGGCCACGGACGATGTGAGCGTGACCGGGTGA
- a CDS encoding ATP-binding protein, with protein sequence MTSIPEALLWCLSAGTAAAVVLAALSIRARRQRVDLRTRLSAAEEQNSATLHSNTELTARLRATEAEIRHLAGTRLPELTLALAHPHVPVPGLLDARFAASETDQALNSVLEQVSDAITKERARVDAAAQSTVRGATTTIQALLYQLQSALQEMQHRYDDPNVAQDLLNADFLNEQALRRIQATGVVCGAWPGLTREDSYLAELVVGATSRLRGYERVNVSNQLRDPIAVVARAVEPIAIVVTELLANALHHSHRELPVTITLQQGNRGASVIVDDYGVGMHSDEIKAAMELLAGDQDLLLTQLGDPPRSGFAAAGQLVRQYGFGVHVEPSPYGGVRAVVYIPGDPLLTVLDESAQPMSVMAPQPHRAAAPDRSTMPAQAAAPAPAPAAEPAPATQPAQPAASYEAPAPQAEGELPRRRRRKPASELDESAARTEPAPPRSPEETGTRWAALQRGTESGRAAAQSEPPRSPEGNSQ encoded by the coding sequence ATGACATCCATACCGGAGGCGCTGTTGTGGTGCCTCAGCGCAGGTACGGCCGCCGCCGTGGTCCTGGCGGCGCTCTCGATCCGTGCGCGCAGGCAGCGCGTGGACCTGAGAACGCGCCTGTCCGCCGCTGAGGAACAGAACAGCGCCACGCTCCACAGCAATACGGAGCTCACGGCCCGGCTGCGCGCCACCGAGGCCGAGATCCGGCATCTGGCCGGTACCCGGCTCCCCGAACTGACGCTGGCGCTGGCCCATCCGCATGTGCCCGTACCGGGGCTGCTGGACGCGCGGTTCGCCGCGTCGGAGACTGACCAGGCGCTGAACTCCGTACTGGAGCAGGTCAGCGACGCGATCACCAAGGAGCGGGCGCGGGTGGACGCCGCCGCCCAGTCCACCGTCCGCGGCGCGACCACCACCATCCAGGCGCTGCTCTACCAGCTCCAGTCGGCGCTGCAGGAGATGCAGCACCGCTACGACGACCCGAACGTCGCCCAGGATCTGCTGAACGCCGACTTCCTCAACGAGCAGGCGCTGCGGCGTATTCAGGCCACCGGTGTCGTGTGCGGCGCCTGGCCGGGGCTGACCCGCGAGGACTCCTACCTCGCCGAGCTGGTCGTCGGCGCCACCTCCCGGCTGCGCGGCTACGAGCGGGTGAACGTCAGCAATCAGCTGCGTGACCCGATCGCGGTGGTCGCGCGGGCGGTGGAGCCGATCGCGATCGTGGTCACCGAGCTGCTGGCCAACGCGCTGCACCACTCGCACCGTGAGCTGCCCGTCACCATCACCCTCCAGCAGGGCAACCGCGGCGCCTCGGTCATCGTCGACGACTACGGCGTCGGCATGCACAGCGACGAGATCAAGGCGGCGATGGAGCTGCTGGCGGGTGACCAGGATCTGCTGCTGACGCAGCTCGGTGACCCGCCGCGGTCCGGGTTCGCGGCGGCCGGTCAGCTGGTGCGCCAGTACGGCTTCGGGGTGCATGTCGAGCCGTCCCCGTACGGCGGGGTGCGTGCCGTCGTGTACATCCCGGGTGACCCGCTGCTCACCGTCCTCGACGAGAGCGCCCAGCCGATGTCCGTGATGGCTCCTCAGCCGCACCGTGCCGCGGCACCGGACCGTTCCACGATGCCGGCCCAGGCCGCGGCCCCCGCGCCCGCGCCCGCCGCGGAGCCCGCCCCCGCCACGCAGCCCGCGCAGCCCGCCGCCTCGTACGAGGCACCGGCCCCGCAGGCCGAAGGGGAACTCCCGCGCCGCCGGCGCCGTAAGCCCGCGTCCGAACTCGACGAGAGTGCCGCGCGCACCGAGCCGGCCCCGCCGCGCTCCCCGGAAGAGACCGGAACCCGCTGGGCCGCGCTGCAGCGCGGTACCGAATCCGGCCGGGCAGCCGCCCAGTCAGAACCCCCTCGCAGTCCCGAAGGGAACTCCCAGTAA
- a CDS encoding Fur family transcriptional regulator — MATSAGSPVRGRSTRQRTAVSAALDEVDEFRSAQELHDMLKHKGDSVGLTTVYRTLQSLADAGEVDVLRTSDGEAVYRRCSTDDHHHHLVCRACGKAVEVEGPAVEKWADQIAQEHGFQDVAHTIEIFGTCGECAARADGKQ, encoded by the coding sequence GTGGCGACGAGCGCGGGATCTCCGGTACGCGGCCGGTCGACGCGGCAGCGGACCGCGGTGTCGGCCGCACTCGACGAGGTCGACGAGTTCCGCAGTGCGCAGGAGCTGCACGACATGCTCAAGCACAAGGGCGACTCCGTCGGGCTGACCACGGTCTACCGGACGCTGCAGTCCCTCGCCGACGCCGGTGAGGTCGATGTGCTGCGCACCAGCGACGGCGAGGCGGTCTACCGCCGGTGCAGCACCGACGATCACCACCACCACCTGGTGTGCCGGGCCTGCGGCAAGGCCGTCGAGGTCGAGGGCCCCGCGGTGGAGAAGTGGGCCGATCAGATCGCCCAGGAGCACGGCTTCCAGGACGTCGCGCACACCATCGAGATCTTCGGCACCTGCGGCGAATGCGCCGCGCGGGCCGACGGGAAGCAGTAG
- a CDS encoding isoprenyl transferase, protein MARRGILGRNRREYVTPEPHPSGARPPKIPGELVPNHVAVVMDGNGRWAKERGLPRTEGHKVGEGVVMDVLKGCIEMGVKNLSLYAFSTENWKRSPDEVKFLMNFNRDVIRRRRDEMDALGIRIRWVGRMPKLWKSVVQELQIAQEQTKNNDAMTLYFCVNYGGRAEIADAAAAIAADVRAGKLEPSKVNEKTIAKYMYYPDMPDVDLFVRPSGEQRTSNYLIWQSAYAEMVFQDILWPDFDRRNLWEACLEYAKRDRRFGGAQLAEGETAT, encoded by the coding sequence ATGGCACGACGCGGGATTCTGGGCCGTAATCGACGTGAGTATGTGACGCCGGAGCCGCACCCTTCCGGTGCGCGGCCGCCGAAGATCCCCGGTGAGCTCGTCCCGAACCATGTGGCGGTCGTCATGGACGGCAACGGCCGGTGGGCCAAGGAGCGCGGGCTGCCGCGCACCGAGGGGCACAAGGTCGGCGAGGGCGTCGTCATGGACGTGCTCAAGGGCTGCATCGAAATGGGCGTGAAGAACCTTTCGCTGTACGCCTTCTCGACGGAGAACTGGAAGCGGTCGCCCGACGAGGTGAAGTTCCTGATGAACTTCAACCGCGATGTGATCCGGCGGCGCCGTGACGAGATGGACGCGCTGGGTATCCGTATCCGCTGGGTCGGGCGGATGCCGAAGCTGTGGAAGTCGGTTGTGCAGGAGCTCCAGATCGCCCAGGAGCAGACCAAGAACAATGACGCGATGACGCTGTATTTCTGCGTGAATTACGGCGGGCGGGCCGAGATCGCGGATGCGGCGGCGGCCATCGCGGCGGATGTGCGGGCCGGAAAGCTGGAACCGTCGAAGGTCAACGAGAAGACCATCGCGAAGTACATGTACTACCCGGACATGCCGGACGTGGACCTCTTCGTGCGGCCGTCGGGTGAGCAGCGCACCTCGAACTACCTGATCTGGCAGAGCGCGTACGCGGAGATGGTGTTCCAGGACATTCTGTGGCCGGACTTCGACCGTCGGAACCTGTGGGAGGCGTGCCTGGAGTACGCCAAGCGGGACCGCAGGTTCGGCGGCGCGCAGCTGGCGGAGGGCGAGACCGCGACCTGA
- a CDS encoding metal ABC transporter substrate-binding protein: MNIRRPISTATLAGVSVLGLLALSACSPSGGARTEDGKLRVTASFYPMEFLAQQIGGKHVEVTSLTKPGAEPHDLELSPQQTAQLGESGAVVYLKGLQPAVDEAVKQSGAKHVADAAALTSLEEHGTEVDGHHHTTGDNHSHSESEGGKDPHIWLDPVKYAEVAKGVNKTLAQADPDHKADYQKNTNALVKKLDGLNTAFKDGLKKRSSDTFLTTHAAFGYLAERYGLTEEAISGLDPEAEPSAKRIRDLHTLAREHHVSTVFFETIANPATAKALAGDLHLKTDVLDPLEGINAKSRGKDYFGVQRANLAALQKALGSK; this comes from the coding sequence ATGAACATACGCCGTCCTATATCCACCGCGACCCTCGCCGGAGTCTCGGTGCTCGGCCTGCTGGCGCTCTCCGCCTGTTCCCCCTCGGGCGGCGCCCGCACCGAGGACGGCAAGCTGCGAGTGACAGCGTCCTTCTACCCCATGGAATTCCTCGCCCAGCAGATCGGCGGGAAGCACGTCGAGGTGACCAGCCTCACCAAGCCGGGGGCCGAGCCGCACGACCTGGAGCTCTCCCCGCAGCAGACCGCCCAGCTCGGCGAGTCCGGCGCCGTCGTCTACCTCAAGGGCCTGCAGCCCGCCGTGGACGAGGCCGTCAAGCAGTCCGGCGCCAAGCACGTCGCCGACGCGGCCGCCCTCACCTCCCTCGAAGAGCACGGCACCGAGGTCGACGGTCACCACCACACCACCGGTGACAACCACTCCCACTCGGAGTCCGAGGGCGGCAAGGACCCCCACATCTGGCTCGACCCGGTGAAGTACGCCGAGGTCGCCAAGGGCGTCAACAAGACCCTCGCCCAGGCCGACCCGGACCACAAGGCCGACTACCAGAAGAACACCAACGCCCTGGTGAAGAAGCTGGACGGGCTGAACACCGCGTTCAAGGACGGCCTGAAGAAGCGGTCCTCCGACACCTTCCTCACCACCCACGCCGCCTTCGGCTACCTCGCCGAGCGCTACGGCCTCACCGAAGAGGCCATCAGCGGACTCGACCCGGAGGCCGAGCCCAGCGCCAAGCGCATCAGGGACCTGCACACCCTCGCCAGGGAGCACCACGTCTCCACGGTCTTCTTCGAGACGATCGCCAACCCGGCCACCGCCAAGGCCCTGGCCGGCGACCTCCACCTGAAGACCGATGTCCTCGACCCGCTGGAGGGGATCAACGCCAAGTCCCGCGGCAAGGACTACTTCGGTGTGCAGCGCGCCAACCTCGCCGCACTGCAGAAGGCGCTCGGCAGTAAGTGA
- a CDS encoding cytochrome P450, which translates to MTSPHQPGAAPPPGCPAHATAYQHASADTQAPVKLYGPDFAADPHRFYAELRQYGALAPVEIAPEVTAMLVTDYRAALELLHDDATWSKDSREWMTTVPADSPVMPMLMWRPNVFYADGPAHVRYRDVIVDSFKLVEPHELRARVHHAADTLIQRFGAHGEVDLIGEYARLIPLLMFNNLFGMPDSYSDRLIEAIAGMLDGTSPEEAKAANDAFTNYIMELVGSKKAERGPDLTSWFMDHPNALTDEELIHNVILTMGAGNEPLANLIGNALQRMLSDDRYYHTLSGGALTAHDAIHEVLWNDPPLTNYSAHFPVRDVFFHGTWVRKGQLVMVSYAAANSQFDTTSLGSPGAGGGSHLAWAAGPHACPVKRHALLIATTAIERLTAWLSDIELAVDASALQWRNGAFHRALVALPARFTPITPDQAGATPWHNRDSSPSSSTRSEAISTERPPASAH; encoded by the coding sequence GTGACTTCCCCGCACCAGCCGGGAGCCGCACCGCCACCGGGCTGCCCGGCGCACGCCACCGCGTATCAGCATGCCTCCGCCGACACCCAGGCGCCGGTGAAGCTCTACGGACCGGACTTCGCCGCCGACCCGCACCGGTTCTACGCAGAGCTGCGCCAGTACGGCGCGCTGGCCCCGGTCGAGATCGCGCCGGAGGTGACCGCGATGCTGGTCACCGACTACCGGGCGGCCCTGGAACTGCTGCATGACGACGCCACCTGGTCCAAGGACTCCCGTGAGTGGATGACGACCGTCCCGGCGGACTCACCGGTCATGCCGATGTTGATGTGGCGCCCCAACGTCTTCTACGCCGACGGGCCCGCGCACGTCCGCTACCGGGATGTGATCGTCGACAGCTTCAAGCTGGTCGAGCCGCATGAGCTGCGGGCCCGTGTGCACCACGCCGCGGACACCCTGATCCAGCGTTTCGGGGCGCACGGCGAGGTCGATCTGATCGGCGAGTACGCGCGGCTGATCCCGCTGCTGATGTTCAACAACCTCTTCGGGATGCCGGATTCCTACAGCGACCGGCTGATCGAGGCCATCGCGGGGATGCTGGACGGCACCTCCCCCGAGGAGGCCAAGGCCGCCAACGACGCGTTCACGAACTACATCATGGAGCTGGTCGGCTCCAAGAAGGCCGAGCGCGGCCCCGACCTGACGTCCTGGTTCATGGACCACCCCAACGCGCTCACCGACGAGGAACTGATCCACAACGTCATCCTCACGATGGGCGCGGGCAACGAACCGCTGGCCAACCTCATCGGCAACGCGCTGCAGCGGATGCTGTCCGACGACCGCTACTACCACACCCTGTCCGGTGGCGCGCTGACCGCGCACGACGCCATCCACGAGGTGCTGTGGAACGACCCGCCGCTGACGAACTACTCCGCGCACTTCCCGGTCCGTGATGTCTTCTTCCACGGCACCTGGGTGCGCAAGGGGCAGCTGGTGATGGTGTCGTACGCGGCCGCCAACAGCCAGTTCGACACCACATCGCTGGGGTCGCCCGGTGCGGGCGGCGGCTCACACCTCGCCTGGGCGGCCGGGCCGCACGCCTGTCCCGTGAAGCGGCATGCGCTGCTGATCGCCACCACGGCGATCGAGCGGCTCACGGCCTGGCTCTCCGACATCGAACTCGCCGTCGATGCAAGCGCGTTGCAGTGGCGCAACGGCGCGTTCCACCGTGCCCTCGTCGCGCTCCCGGCCCGCTTCACCCCCATCACTCCCGACCAGGCAGGAGCTACGCCGTGGCACAACAGGGACAGCAGCCCTTCGTCATCGACCCGGTCGGAAGCGATATCCACGGAGAGGCCACCCGCCTCCGCGCACTAG
- a CDS encoding DUF397 domain-containing protein, producing the protein MREYDLSAARWCKSSYSDGNGGSCVEVAHDFPGAALWRKSSYSDQNGGDCIEVAHDFPCVVPVRDSKDPHGPALVFPAEGWNTFIGAVKNSHFTGV; encoded by the coding sequence ATGCGTGAGTACGACCTGAGCGCCGCCCGCTGGTGTAAGAGCAGCTACAGCGACGGCAACGGCGGCAGCTGCGTCGAGGTTGCCCACGACTTCCCCGGCGCCGCGCTCTGGCGCAAGAGCAGCTACAGCGACCAGAACGGCGGAGACTGCATCGAGGTCGCCCACGACTTCCCCTGCGTCGTCCCCGTCCGTGACAGCAAGGACCCCCACGGGCCGGCGCTCGTCTTCCCGGCTGAGGGATGGAACACCTTCATCGGCGCCGTCAAAAACTCGCATTTCACCGGCGTCTGA